Proteins from one Planctomycetota bacterium genomic window:
- the groL gene encoding chaperonin GroEL (60 kDa chaperone family; promotes refolding of misfolded polypeptides especially under stressful conditions; forms two stacked rings of heptamers to form a barrel-shaped 14mer; ends can be capped by GroES; misfolded proteins enter the barrel where they are refolded when GroES binds), whose translation MPKEIRYDENAWKSLKTGIEKSARAIKFSLGPRGRNVMLDQGWGSPKIIKDGNDIADEIELSDPYENLAANMVKQAASKTNDMTGDGSTTTVVLTEAIFMESLKHVNSGANPMAVSRGIGKAADFVIKELKKASKPVTSNEQIKYIATVAAGNSPAVGEMLANAMKKVSKDGVITIEEGKGIETETKIVEGMQFDRGYISPYFITDQENLKVELNEPYILVYEEKLASTIDLIPLLEKIAQTKKPLLIIADEVEGDALAMLVVNKTKGILQCAAVKAPGYGDRRKEMLEDIAIMTDAEAIYKDLGIDLKTLSLDKLGRAKKVVIDSENTTLMEGAGATKKIEARIASIRKEIERNDSDYDKEKLQERLARLAGGIAQVNVGAATESELKEKKSRAESALHAVKAANEEGFVTGGGVTLLKLAEKLDSLKLSGDEQLGTEIMKKALAMPIRHIAGNAGQDGSLVIRKMEQSKDVNFGYDADKEEFTDLAKRGILDPAKVVRCAIQNASSVAQLILTAGAAIIEAPEEEEKDEETRGE comes from the coding sequence ATGCCCAAAGAAATCAGATACGATGAGAATGCATGGAAATCCCTTAAAACCGGTATTGAAAAATCAGCCCGGGCAATCAAATTCAGCCTGGGACCCAGAGGACGCAACGTCATGCTCGACCAGGGCTGGGGCAGTCCCAAGATAATCAAGGACGGCAACGACATCGCCGATGAAATCGAGCTTTCCGACCCTTACGAAAACCTCGCCGCCAATATGGTCAAGCAGGCCGCTTCCAAAACCAATGACATGACCGGCGACGGCTCCACCACAACCGTGGTCCTGACCGAAGCCATCTTTATGGAAAGCTTAAAGCACGTCAATTCCGGCGCCAACCCAATGGCCGTCAGCCGCGGCATCGGCAAGGCCGCCGATTTCGTCATCAAGGAACTCAAGAAAGCCTCCAAGCCCGTAACTTCCAACGAACAGATTAAATATATCGCCACGGTCGCCGCGGGGAACTCTCCCGCCGTGGGCGAGATGCTCGCCAACGCCATGAAAAAGGTCTCCAAAGACGGCGTCATAACCATCGAGGAAGGCAAAGGCATAGAAACCGAAACGAAAATAGTCGAAGGCATGCAGTTCGACCGCGGATATATCTCACCTTATTTCATCACCGACCAGGAAAACCTGAAGGTGGAGCTAAACGAGCCTTACATCCTGGTTTACGAAGAGAAACTTGCCAGCACCATAGACTTAATCCCGCTACTGGAAAAGATAGCCCAGACCAAAAAGCCGCTTTTGATTATCGCGGACGAGGTGGAAGGCGATGCGCTGGCAATGCTCGTGGTCAATAAGACCAAAGGCATCCTCCAATGCGCCGCGGTCAAGGCGCCCGGCTACGGCGACCGCAGGAAGGAAATGCTGGAAGATATCGCCATCATGACTGATGCCGAAGCGATTTATAAGGATTTGGGCATAGATTTAAAGACGCTCTCCCTTGATAAACTGGGGCGCGCCAAAAAGGTGGTCATAGATTCGGAAAACACGACCCTGATGGAAGGCGCCGGCGCAACTAAGAAAATAGAGGCGCGGATAGCATCCATCCGTAAGGAAATAGAAAGAAACGATTCGGATTACGATAAAGAAAAACTGCAGGAACGTTTAGCGCGCTTAGCGGGCGGAATCGCCCAGGTGAATGTCGGCGCGGCAACGGAATCCGAACTTAAGGAAAAGAAATCGCGCGCGGAATCCGCCCTCCACGCAGTCAAGGCCGCTAATGAGGAAGGCTTTGTCACCGGTGGCGGAGTTACACTCTTAAAGCTTGCGGAGAAACTCGACAGCCTGAAACTGTCGGGAGATGAACAGCTCGGAACGGAAATAATGAAAAAGGCCTTGGCCATGCCCATCAGGCACATCGCCGGCAATGCCGGGCAGGATGGGTCATTGGTTATCAGGAAGATGGAACAATCCAAGGATGTTAATTTCGGCTACGACGCGGATAAAGAGGAGTTTACGGATTTGGCAAAGCGCGGGATACTGGACCCGGCGAAGGTCGTCCGTTGCGCCATCCAGAACGCTTCCAGCGTCGCCCAGCTTATTTTGACGGCAGGGGCGGCGATTATTGAAGCGCCTGAGGAAGAAGAGAAAGACGAAGAAACGCGGGGAGAATAA
- a CDS encoding co-chaperone GroES: MKIRPLSDKIVVKPLEGETKTKGGIVLPDNAKEKPQKGEVIAVGEGRVLKNGSLAKPVVKKGDMVIYGKYSGNEMKLDETTYVIMKEDEVLAKIE, encoded by the coding sequence ATGAAAATAAGGCCGTTGAGCGACAAGATTGTGGTAAAACCATTAGAAGGCGAAACAAAGACTAAGGGCGGAATCGTCCTGCCGGATAACGCCAAGGAAAAACCCCAGAAGGGCGAAGTCATCGCCGTGGGCGAAGGCAGAGTCCTTAAGAACGGATCACTTGCCAAGCCGGTCGTTAAAAAAGGCGATATGGTTATCTACGGAAAATATTCCGGCAACGAGATGAAACTCGATGAAACCACCTATGTTATTATGAAGGAAGACGAGGTGCTGGCCAAGATAGAATAG